One region of Triticum aestivum cultivar Chinese Spring chromosome 6B, IWGSC CS RefSeq v2.1, whole genome shotgun sequence genomic DNA includes:
- the LOC123136158 gene encoding uncharacterized protein: MVLMSAAATAAVIYAYGKSVASVGLAAGTSARAFWVIGGFTKVLCPICHEHVRQMKYERHTREHTFECPSCYDQVPFSELENHAQSHGYRCSVCYQTVPLANFGTHLDLHREELAGIRRIRDEGYQTRLEDLERECQQKMADLERAEAAYIEKREQARLLWEHLKSNCPACNETVPMPQMESHVREHKLDLKQSSTRRNEIANMGIRVKGLRIGALVSS, encoded by the exons ATGGTGCTCATGAGCGCTGCGGCGACGGCCGCCGTGATTTACGCGTACGGCAAGTCGGTCGCCTCGGTCGGGCTTGCTGCAGGGACCAGCGCCAGGGCGTTCTGGGTGATCGGCGGTTTCACCAAGGTGCTGTGTCCGATCTGCCACGAGCATGTCAGGCAGATGAAGTACGAGAGGCACACCAGAGAGCATACGTTCGAGTGCCCCTCGTGCTACGACCAGGTCCCGTTCTCCGAGCTCGAGAACCATGCACAGAGCCATGGGTATCGATGCTCGGTGTGCTACCAGACCGTCCCGCTCGCCAACTTCGGCACTCACCTGGATCTCCACAG GGAGGAGCTGGCCGGGATCAGGCGGATCAGAGACGAGGGCTACCAAACAAGGCTGGAGGACCTGGAGCGCGAATGCCAGCAAAAGATGGCGGACCTTGAGCG GGCGGAGGCTGCGTATATCGAGAAGAGAGAGCAAGCGAGACTGTTATGGGAACACCTAAAGTCCAATTGCCCTGCCTGCAATGAAACCGTGCCCATGCCCCAAATGGAATCACATGTCCGAGAGCACAA ACTTGATTTAAAGCAAAGTTCAACCAGACGCAATGAGATTGCTAACATGGGGATCAGGGTCAAGGGCCTAAGAATCGGAGCTCTCGTGAGTAGCTGA